A genome region from Manihot esculenta cultivar AM560-2 chromosome 5, M.esculenta_v8, whole genome shotgun sequence includes the following:
- the LOC110608006 gene encoding probable pectate lyase 4 yields the protein MTNNIGKDTIRYKVSDPSDDPLNPKKGTLRYGATMITGKVWITFQKNMNIQLVKPLLISSFTTLDGRGVDIHITGNACLLVYKATDVIIHGLRIHHCKAVGPSSVRGPNGEMVPLGQMDGDAIRLVTASKVWIDHNTLYSCQDGLLDVTRGSTDVTISNNWFKDQDKVMLLGHDDGYLRDKNMRVTVVFNHFGPNCNQRMPRVRHGYAHVANNLYQGWEQYAIGGSMNPSIKSEANYFIAPKSGNKEVTWRNGINVKSKPWKFYSVGDVFENGASFIQTGLGGANPNYNDQQRFKVADAKFVKSITKSSGALKCFRTIMC from the exons ATGACTAACAATATTGGGAAAGATACTATCCGCTACAAAGTGAGTGATCCTAGTGATGATCCATTGAACCCTAAGAAAGGGACTCTGCGATATGGAGCCACCATGATCACTGGGAAAGTGTGGATAACTTTCCAAAAGAACATGAATATTCAGCTTGTCAAGCCCCTTCTCATTAGCAGTTTCACCACACTCGACGGCCGTGGTGTCGACATTCACATCACTGGCAACGCTTGCCTTCTGGTCTACAAG GCAACAGATGTGATCATCCATGGGCTAAGGATTCACCATTGCAAGGCCGTAGGTCCATCATCGGTAAGGGGACCAAATGGAGAAATGGTGCCTCTAGGTCAGATGGATGGAGATGCAATCAGATTGGTTACTGCATCAAAGGTTTGGATAGACCACAATACACTGTATTCATGCCAGGATGGTCTTCTGGACGTAACTCGAGGATCTACAGACGTTACCATCTCTAACAACTGGTTCAAGGACCAAGACAAGGTTATGCTTCTTGGACACGACGATGGATACTTGAGAGACAAGAACATGAGAGTTACTGTTGTGTTCAATCACTTTGGTCCAAATTGCAACCAACGAATGCCAAG GGTTCGCCATGGATATGCACACGTGGCCAACAACCTGTACCAAGGATGGGAACAGTATGCAATTGGGGGAAGCATGAATCCTAGCATTAAGAGTGAAGCCAACTACTTCATTGCACCAAAATCAGGAAATAAAGAG GTAACATGGAGAAATGGCATCAATGTGAAAAGCAAGCCATGGAAGTTCTATTCCGTGGGAGATGTATTTGAAAATGGAGCATCTTTCATTCAGACTGGTTTAGGTGGGGCAAATCCTAATTATAATGATCAACAAAGGTTCAAGGTTGCAGATGCCAAGTTTGTGAAGTCGATAACAAAGTCATCAGGTGCTTTAAAGTGTTTTAGAACTATTATGTGCTGA